GCACCGTTTTCATGCGGTATATCAGTCGGCGCATCTTTCGCACCCCAATGCCATTTTGCTTTGTCATATACTATATCTGGCATTTTTATCCTTTTAAAATGCTCAATTTTACTAAAACCATCTTAATCGCAGTAAAAATCATGGCTATTTTATCCATTTGCTTGCTACTATTTAAAAAGATATAATGGCAAAATCTACAAATTTTAGGCTGGATCGGCACATACCTATCAGTTGTTATGTACTTTTCATACATCCCACAAATAATGGGTAACCTTGACGGCAACAAGACGCCTTTTATACAGCCACTGGCAGCCGCACTAAACTGCACAATCTGGACAAGTTACGGCCTATTAAAAGCTAAAAAAGACTATCCACTTTCTGCTGCAAACTTCCCAGGCATAATCTTTGGTCTTTTGGCAACTATAACAGCATTTTAATACGCCATTTAGATGTTGCGGTGATTTTACAATAAAACATTATTTGCTTCGCCGCAACAACTAATTTATAGTGTTTGCGCTATTTTAGCTAACTTTTCTTTAATTATATTGCCTTTTGAGCTTAGCGAAAAGATCATTTGTACTAGCTCCTCAGTTGTTGCCTCTATTCTTTTGTCATCACTATCTAAAGTTCTGAATTTGTTTAGGATAAGCGGACCGGATTCTTGATATGTAGACATAAAATCCTTATAGTCCTCTTGCAGTTCTGGTGCGTAAAAACTGATAAGCGAGTGTAATTTACCAATTTCAAATTTTGGATTTTCTATATTTAAATTTGGATTTATTAATAAAGCTACTTTGTAATGTACTCCCCCTAAAATATCCCCAACTATAATAAACGCTTCCTCTAGCTTTTGTCGCCTGAGTTTATTTTTCTCTTTTTTCGTGTTTAGATTAGCGTACACCCATTGCGCACACATTGTTAGGACTGCACCAAGTACAATTTTCAATGAGTCAGATATCAAACTATCCATATTATTTTTTATAAGTCCCTTGGATCGGCGATTTTACCTGCTATGGCTGAGGCTGCTACAACTGCTGAGTTGGCTAGATAAATTTCACTCGTTCTATCGCCCATACGTCCTACGAAATTTCTATTCGTCGTCGAGATACAGCGCTCATTTGCACCTAAAATTCCCATATATCCGCCAAGGCAAGCACCACAAGTTGGGTTGCTCACAACCGCTCCTGCTTCGATGAAAATGTCGATTAAGCCTTCTTTTTCGGCAACTCTTGCGATCTTTTGCGTCGCTGGAGTGATGATGAGCCTTGTTTTGCGGGCTACTTTTTTGCCTTTTAGGATCTGCGCTGCTATGCGAAGGTCGCTTAGACGGCCATTTGTGCATGAGCCGATAAATGCCTGATCGATAGCTAGATCGTCGCGAACCGCTTGTCTTACGCTCTTGCCGTTGCTTGGCAAAAATGGATATGCGATAACTGGATCAAGGTTTGTGACATCTATCTCTAAAATTTTGTCGTATTTTGCGCCCTCGTCTGAGTAGAAGAATTTTGGTTTATCACGCAAAATTTTATCTTTTAAAAACTCTTTTGTGATCTCATCAACCGCGATGATACCGCTCTTTGCACCAGCCTCGATCGCCATATTGCACATTGAAAATCTATCATCCATGCTAAGGCCCTCTATCACCTCGCCACTAAACTCAAGCGCCTTGTAAAGTGCACCATCAACACCTATTTGTCGGATGATCTCAAGGATGAGATCCTTGCCGTAGACGTGCTTATCAAGCTTACCTTTAAAGACGACCTTGATACTCTCAGGCACTTTAAACCAGTTTTTGCCAGTGATCATGGCATAAGCTAGGTCGGTGCTGCCCATGCCAGTACTAAACGCTCCAAGGGCACCGTGTGTACAGGTGTGGCTGTCTGCGCCGATGATGACGTCGCCTGGGATGACTAGTCCCTTTTCAGGCAAAAGTGCGTGCTCGATGCCCATATCTTTTTCATCAAAATAGTTTTTAAGGTCGTGTTTGTAGGCAAATTCGCGTGAAATTTTAGCTTGATTTGCGCTTAAGATATCTTTTGTTGGGATGTAGTGATCCATCACGATAGCAAAGCCGTCTGGGTTAGCTAGCTTTTTAGCGCCACTTCGCTCAAACTGCTTGATCGAAATAGGCGTCGTGATGTCGTTACCTATGATCATATCGATCTTGCTCTCGATGATCTCTCCTGCGCTTACCTCTTTGCCAACGTGATCTGAAAATATTTTCTCGGTGATAGTTTGTTTCATAAATTTCCTTTAAATTTTTGAGGCGATTTTAACGAAAATTGCTAAATTTAAAGAAAATTTACTAAGCCAAAAGGCTTAGTAAAATTAAAATTTAACCGACGCAGTCAGCATAAACTGCCTGCCATATCCTGGCACAATGGCTAGGATATTGTTGCCCTCTGAGTTATAAGAAGTGTAGTAAATTTTATCAGTCAAATTTTTCACATTAAACTGGAAATTTGTCTCATAGCCTGAAATTTTGGTTGTGTAGCTTGCAAATGCGTCATAAGTCACAGCATGGGGCATCTTGTACGCGTTACCAGAATTTGAGTAGGCAAACCATGAGCCAAAGTATCTAGCCCCACCGCCTAGCCTAAAGCCCTTTAAGCCAAGGTGTGTAAAGTCGTAGTTTGCGAGCAAGCTTGCCTGGTGCTTTGGTGTGGCGTCAAATGGCTTGCCAACCTTCCAAGTGTTCTCCTCGTCTTTTAGAGTCTTTGTCTTTGTATAGGCGTAGCTGGTCCCTAAAGTAAGCCCCTTTGTTATTTTGCCGTTCGCGTCTAGCTCAAAGCCACGTGAGCGCACCTCGCCACTTGCGTAAGTGATGTTGTTTAGGCTATAGGCTACGTTTTTCTTTTTGATATCAAAAATAGCTGCGGTAGCTGTAATGCTATCGTTTTGAAATTTGCTTCCAAACTCGATAGAATTGCCCTCTTCAGGATCTAGCGAGCCAAGATCGTCATTCATAGATATTTGCGGCTTAAAGCTTTGAGCGTAGTTTGCATATACCGACCACTCTTTGTTTAGTAGATAGACTAGGCCAGTTTGATATATCAGCTTGCCATCGTGGCTGTCGGTGGCTGTTTTAAATGGCTCGCCCTTGCCACCAAGCTGATCGTAGTACTCGTATCTTAAGCCGAGTGCGTAGATTAGATTTTCGGTTAAATTTATATTATCTTGCACGTATGTGCCAATGCTTCGTATCCTTTGATATTGTTTGTCGTTTTGATTTGGTGTTTTTACTAAAGAGGCGGTGCCAAAGACTAGGTTATATAAATTTACGTTATTTACTCCGCCTTGACTTCTATAAGAATTTGCCCTGCGGCGAAGCTCCTCTTTTAGATCCACGCCTGTTATTAGGTTGTGCGAGATGGGGCCGGTCTCAACTATGCCGTTTAAATTTACCCCACCAGCGTGAGTTCTGTGTTCAAAATCGCGATAGTAGGAATTCTCTCTAGTGACTAAGCCGGTTGCTGGAGCAAAATTTCTAACCCTCATTTGTCCGTACTCGTGCATCGATCTTGTAAAGGCGTAGTTTGCTTTTAAAAGCCAATTTTCGCTCAAATTTTTCTCAAAACCGACATCAAACGTGTGAATTTCGCCCTTTATCTCGTTAAATTTCTCATCGAGCCTCTTTTTTGGATCACTTAGTAGAAATTTCCCGTCCCAGTTTTTATATGCGGCAGTTTTGTTTGTCACCATGTAGCTACCGCGGTCAAGCGGATCGGTGTAGCGTCCGTATGAGTAGGCAGCATCGATACGGTAGTCATCGCCTTTGTAGCTGAGGCTTGGGGCTACAAGCACGGATTTAAATTTGCCATACTCTCGCCAGTAGTGTTTTCCGCTTTGATCGAAAATAAATCTATACGCAAAGCCGCTTTCTCCGATAGGTCCGGTGCTATCAAAGCCATAGTTATAGTAGTGGTTGTTGCCAGCGCCAGCGTAAATTTCATGACTAAAGTCGTAAAGCGGTTTTTTGGTGACTAGATTCATGATGCCACCAGGGTCTTGCACGCCGTAAAGCAAGCTAGCTGGCCCTTTTAGCACCTCTACTGTTTGCACGGTTGCGTTAAAGCTGTGTCTAACGCCAGCTGGAGTGCCATTTCGCATGATCGATCCATCTCTGTTTTTGCCAAATCCACGCTTCAAAACCGCGTCAAATACCCCTCCAGTGGAGTTTGCGTAGCTAACGCCGCTCACGTTTTGAAGGCTCTCAGCTAGGGTCTCTGGCTTTTTATCCTTTAGCTGCT
This genomic window from Campylobacter concisus contains:
- a CDS encoding SWEET family sugar transporter, whose product is MLGWIGTYLSVVMYFSYIPQIMGNLDGNKTPFIQPLAAALNCTIWTSYGLLKAKKDYPLSAANFPGIIFGLLATITAF
- the leuC gene encoding 3-isopropylmalate dehydratase large subunit, with translation MKQTITEKIFSDHVGKEVSAGEIIESKIDMIIGNDITTPISIKQFERSGAKKLANPDGFAIVMDHYIPTKDILSANQAKISREFAYKHDLKNYFDEKDMGIEHALLPEKGLVIPGDVIIGADSHTCTHGALGAFSTGMGSTDLAYAMITGKNWFKVPESIKVVFKGKLDKHVYGKDLILEIIRQIGVDGALYKALEFSGEVIEGLSMDDRFSMCNMAIEAGAKSGIIAVDEITKEFLKDKILRDKPKFFYSDEGAKYDKILEIDVTNLDPVIAYPFLPSNGKSVRQAVRDDLAIDQAFIGSCTNGRLSDLRIAAQILKGKKVARKTRLIITPATQKIARVAEKEGLIDIFIEAGAVVSNPTCGACLGGYMGILGANERCISTTNRNFVGRMGDRTSEIYLANSAVVAASAIAGKIADPRDL
- a CDS encoding TonB-dependent siderophore receptor, whose protein sequence is MNKFRISAVLCFAISALNATDVSLDGINIEDSADDGYRATTSEVGKTNTPILEIPQTVNVVTQQQLKDKKPETLAESLQNVSGVSYANSTGGVFDAVLKRGFGKNRDGSIMRNGTPAGVRHSFNATVQTVEVLKGPASLLYGVQDPGGIMNLVTKKPLYDFSHEIYAGAGNNHYYNYGFDSTGPIGESGFAYRFIFDQSGKHYWREYGKFKSVLVAPSLSYKGDDYRIDAAYSYGRYTDPLDRGSYMVTNKTAAYKNWDGKFLLSDPKKRLDEKFNEIKGEIHTFDVGFEKNLSENWLLKANYAFTRSMHEYGQMRVRNFAPATGLVTRENSYYRDFEHRTHAGGVNLNGIVETGPISHNLITGVDLKEELRRRANSYRSQGGVNNVNLYNLVFGTASLVKTPNQNDKQYQRIRSIGTYVQDNINLTENLIYALGLRYEYYDQLGGKGEPFKTATDSHDGKLIYQTGLVYLLNKEWSVYANYAQSFKPQISMNDDLGSLDPEEGNSIEFGSKFQNDSITATAAIFDIKKKNVAYSLNNITYASGEVRSRGFELDANGKITKGLTLGTSYAYTKTKTLKDEENTWKVGKPFDATPKHQASLLANYDFTHLGLKGFRLGGGARYFGSWFAYSNSGNAYKMPHAVTYDAFASYTTKISGYETNFQFNVKNLTDKIYYTSYNSEGNNILAIVPGYGRQFMLTASVKF